The following coding sequences lie in one Azospirillum humicireducens genomic window:
- a CDS encoding DUF2282 domain-containing protein, translated as MTATKTVAKSLTLLPVAGALAGALTLMAGPAAAQSNMEKCYGISKPGENGCAHAKGLHSCAGNTNLTYDGGDWKLVKAGTCETEMGSLKPFEGANPKKKG; from the coding sequence ATGACCGCCACCAAGACCGTCGCCAAGAGCCTGACCCTGCTCCCCGTCGCCGGCGCGCTGGCCGGCGCCCTGACCCTGATGGCCGGCCCGGCCGCCGCGCAGTCCAACATGGAGAAGTGCTATGGCATCTCCAAGCCGGGCGAGAATGGCTGCGCCCATGCCAAGGGCCTGCATTCCTGCGCCGGCAACACCAACCTGACCTATGACGGCGGCGACTGGAAGCTGGTGAAGGCCGGCACCTGCGAGACGGAGATGGGATCGCTGAAGCCGTTCGAAGGCGCCAACCCGAAGAAGAAGGGCTGA
- a CDS encoding FAD-binding oxidoreductase → MPLPTTSPVASPFGAELPADALEEWRRIVGPEHVRTGDAERLDWGRRTFAPDVRVSAVVSPGDADQTAACLAVATRHRLPVHPVSRGANWGMGSRAPTRDGAVVLDLRRLDRISGFDGRRGLVRVEAGVTFKALADFLAERTDRFFVPVIGGPAEASALANALDRGDGSMGERWTSLCELDVALPDGRRLQTGCGPLGAERTVGLDPAPAGPLIDGLFSQSNLGVVTGAVIRLEPMPSDLAILSVDIGGLDALPAFMEVWRDCQCEQSLPDRSLTLWNGIKWLALDEVRMAIPADRLASAALDEWHASAMIRAEAPEILEARADRLSRRFAAVSRAVEVDVARRDGSWVEGFEDWLGVPDGRNLRTVYWRQERHPDLTTADPDRDGCGLIWLCLAFPFEFRALADYLTWARDRLEQAGIDLNVGLESNGFRCLLSYFTLGFDRALPGADEAALSAYRDLIGAALERGFVPYRLANGLPVPETLRQAPAAALLAELRAVGDPAGVLSPGRNGIG, encoded by the coding sequence ATGCCCTTGCCGACCACCTCCCCCGTCGCCTCCCCCTTCGGCGCCGAACTGCCTGCCGACGCGCTGGAGGAGTGGCGCCGCATCGTCGGGCCGGAGCATGTCCGGACCGGGGACGCCGAACGCCTGGACTGGGGCCGCCGCACCTTCGCGCCGGATGTCCGGGTTTCGGCCGTCGTCAGTCCGGGCGACGCCGACCAGACGGCCGCCTGCCTGGCGGTCGCGACCCGTCACCGCCTGCCGGTCCATCCGGTCAGCCGCGGCGCCAACTGGGGCATGGGATCGCGGGCGCCGACTAGGGACGGGGCCGTCGTCCTCGATCTCCGCCGGCTCGACCGCATCTCCGGCTTCGATGGGCGGCGCGGGCTGGTGCGGGTCGAAGCCGGGGTCACGTTCAAGGCCTTGGCGGACTTCCTGGCAGAAAGGACCGACCGCTTCTTCGTGCCGGTCATCGGCGGGCCGGCAGAGGCCAGCGCGCTCGCCAACGCCCTCGACCGCGGCGACGGCAGCATGGGCGAGCGTTGGACGTCGCTGTGCGAGCTGGACGTCGCCCTGCCGGATGGACGACGGCTGCAGACCGGCTGCGGGCCGCTGGGCGCGGAGCGGACGGTCGGGCTCGACCCGGCGCCGGCCGGGCCGCTGATCGACGGGCTGTTCAGCCAGTCGAACCTGGGGGTGGTGACCGGCGCCGTCATCCGGCTGGAGCCCATGCCCAGCGACCTCGCCATCCTGTCGGTGGACATCGGCGGCCTCGATGCCCTGCCCGCCTTCATGGAGGTATGGCGCGATTGCCAATGCGAACAATCCCTGCCCGACCGGTCGCTGACCCTGTGGAACGGCATCAAGTGGCTGGCACTGGACGAGGTGCGCATGGCGATACCGGCCGACCGGCTGGCATCGGCGGCGCTGGACGAATGGCATGCCTCCGCCATGATCCGCGCGGAGGCGCCGGAGATACTGGAGGCCCGCGCCGACCGCCTGTCCCGACGGTTCGCCGCGGTGTCCCGCGCGGTGGAGGTGGATGTCGCAAGGCGCGACGGCTCCTGGGTCGAAGGCTTCGAGGATTGGCTGGGTGTGCCGGATGGGCGCAACCTGCGCACGGTCTACTGGCGCCAGGAGCGGCATCCCGATCTCACCACCGCCGATCCCGACCGCGACGGCTGCGGGCTGATCTGGCTCTGCCTCGCCTTTCCCTTCGAATTCCGGGCGCTGGCCGATTACCTGACCTGGGCGCGCGACCGGCTGGAACAGGCTGGAATCGACCTGAATGTCGGACTCGAGTCCAACGGCTTCCGTTGCCTGCTGAGCTATTTCACGCTGGGGTTCGACCGGGCGCTGCCGGGAGCGGACGAGGCGGCCCTGTCCGCTTACCGGGACCTGATCGGAGCAGCGCTGGAGCGCGGATTCGTGCCCTATCGTCTGGCGAACGGCCTGCCGGTGCCCGAGACGCTGCGCCAGGCGCCCGCGGCTGCGTTGCTGGCGGAACTGCGTGCGGTGGGCGACCCGGCCGGTGTCCTGTCGCCCGGTCGCAACGGTATCGGCTGA
- a CDS encoding DUF692 domain-containing protein → MAATSSSAFAPTVPTAAGIGLREPHREAFVAAGCPVPWVEIHPENYLVPGGPRLTGILRVRRDLPVSCHGVGLSLGSAGGLDPDHLMRLRALYDRLEPGLISEHLSWSVTDATYLNDLLPLPYTENSLDRVRRNIDHAQDVFGRRILVENPAACIAFAESVIPEAEFLAELVARTGCGLLLDVNNLYVSSVNLGFDRTAWLAAIPADAVGELHLAGHARMTVGGEELLIDDHGSAVGDAVMALYADVLDRVGPRPVLIEWDNDLPPLDLLLAEAGRAQRLLDARMRQFEMPAKNPEVHCAG, encoded by the coding sequence ATGGCCGCGACGTCCTCCTCCGCCTTTGCCCCGACGGTGCCGACCGCCGCGGGCATCGGCCTGCGCGAGCCGCATCGGGAGGCGTTCGTCGCGGCCGGCTGCCCGGTCCCCTGGGTCGAAATCCATCCGGAAAACTATCTGGTTCCGGGCGGTCCGCGTCTGACCGGCATCCTGCGGGTCCGCCGCGACTTGCCCGTAAGCTGCCACGGCGTCGGCCTGTCGCTGGGAAGCGCCGGGGGACTCGACCCCGACCATCTGATGCGGCTGCGCGCGCTCTACGACAGGCTGGAACCGGGGCTGATCTCCGAACACCTGTCCTGGAGCGTCACCGACGCCACCTACCTCAACGACCTGCTGCCCCTGCCCTACACCGAGAACAGCCTCGACCGGGTCCGCCGCAACATCGACCATGCCCAGGACGTCTTCGGCCGGCGCATCCTGGTCGAGAACCCGGCGGCCTGCATCGCCTTCGCCGAAAGCGTCATTCCAGAAGCGGAGTTCCTGGCGGAGTTGGTGGCCCGCACCGGCTGCGGCCTGCTGCTGGACGTCAACAACCTCTACGTCTCCTCGGTCAATCTCGGCTTCGACCGGACGGCGTGGCTCGCTGCCATCCCGGCGGACGCCGTCGGCGAATTGCATCTCGCGGGACACGCCCGCATGACGGTCGGCGGCGAGGAGCTGCTGATCGACGATCATGGCAGCGCGGTCGGCGACGCCGTGATGGCGCTCTATGCCGATGTGCTGGACCGCGTCGGGCCGCGGCCGGTGCTGATCGAATGGGACAACGACCTGCCGCCGCTCGACCTCCTCCTGGCCGAGGCGGGGAGAGCGCAGCGGCTGCTCGATGCCCGGATGCGACAATTCGAAATGCCGGCCAAGAACCCGGAGGTCCACTGTGCCGGCTGA
- a CDS encoding LuxR C-terminal-related transcriptional regulator: MDQARSAARVDHVISVILVEDDAPTREFLAASLAAGDGILLQASVGTLGEARTVLERCRPSVLVTDLKLPDGHGSELIREVRQRMPETEIMVISVLGDELSVMQAVRAGASGYILKDARPIDLIAAVHDLINGRSPISASIARHIIRQTQAAPPAKAEETPPALTPREMDILWGIAKGFTYNDIAARLGISRQTVPSHIKNIYRKLEVNSRSEAVYTAVERRIIKLSD; this comes from the coding sequence GTGGATCAGGCACGGTCAGCCGCCAGAGTTGACCACGTCATCTCGGTGATCCTGGTGGAGGACGACGCCCCGACCCGGGAATTCCTGGCTGCGTCGCTGGCTGCGGGCGACGGCATCCTTTTGCAGGCTTCCGTCGGGACGTTGGGGGAGGCGCGCACCGTTTTGGAGCGCTGCCGTCCGAGCGTGTTGGTGACCGATCTGAAGCTGCCCGACGGTCATGGCAGCGAATTGATCCGCGAGGTGCGGCAACGGATGCCGGAGACGGAGATCATGGTGATCTCCGTCCTTGGGGACGAGCTGTCGGTGATGCAGGCGGTGCGGGCCGGCGCCTCCGGCTATATTTTGAAGGACGCGCGGCCGATCGACCTGATCGCGGCGGTGCATGACCTGATCAATGGCCGGTCCCCGATCTCCGCATCCATCGCCCGCCATATCATCCGCCAGACCCAGGCCGCGCCGCCCGCCAAGGCGGAGGAAACGCCGCCCGCCCTTACCCCGCGGGAAATGGACATCCTGTGGGGCATCGCCAAAGGCTTCACCTACAACGACATCGCGGCGCGTCTGGGGATCAGCCGACAGACGGTTCCCAGCCATATCAAGAACATTTACCGAAAACTTGAGGTTAACTCCCGAAGCGAAGCGGTCTACACTGCGGTGGAGCGGAGAATCATCAAGCTGTCGGACTGA
- a CDS encoding DoxX family protein has protein sequence MAQLWALPARLARLSDIRDHVAGWLDRHAAPLFDLAVRLTMAPIFFRSGLQKIGDWPATLFLFQEEYRVPLLPPEVAALLATATELTMPVLLVLGLATRLAAVPLLAMALVIQFVLGTANPAFSNPQHYFWMLLLAGLIVRGGGRLSVDHLLLRFSRRRMGDRQ, from the coding sequence TTGGCTCAGCTTTGGGCGCTCCCCGCCCGGCTTGCCCGGCTGTCGGACATTCGCGACCATGTCGCCGGATGGCTCGACCGCCATGCGGCGCCTCTGTTCGACCTCGCCGTCCGGCTGACGATGGCGCCGATCTTCTTCCGCTCCGGCCTGCAGAAGATCGGCGACTGGCCGGCAACCCTCTTCCTGTTCCAGGAGGAATACCGGGTGCCGCTGTTGCCTCCGGAGGTCGCCGCCCTGCTGGCGACGGCCACCGAACTGACCATGCCGGTCCTGCTGGTGCTGGGGCTGGCGACGCGGCTGGCCGCGGTGCCACTGCTGGCGATGGCGCTGGTGATCCAGTTCGTGCTCGGCACCGCGAACCCGGCCTTCAGCAATCCGCAACACTATTTCTGGATGCTGCTGCTCGCCGGCCTGATCGTTCGCGGCGGCGGACGGCTGTCGGTCGACCATTTGCTTCTTCGCTTCAGCCGCCGCCGGATGGGAGACCGCCAATGA
- a CDS encoding type II toxin-antitoxin system RelE/ParE family toxin, whose translation MSHLLTGPAERDILDILRTTRTRFGTAQLRTYAMLIDKAIHMVAEDPDRPGMLPRPELGPDVRLFHLELAAGRRGAAAHCLYYTTGLLPGGTVGTIILRVLHEGMEPRRKVARSLTGPAS comes from the coding sequence ATGAGTCACCTGCTCACCGGCCCGGCCGAGCGTGACATCCTGGACATCCTGCGCACGACACGGACACGGTTTGGAACCGCCCAGCTGCGCACCTATGCAATGCTGATCGACAAGGCGATCCACATGGTTGCAGAGGATCCCGACCGGCCGGGAATGCTGCCGCGTCCGGAACTGGGGCCCGACGTTCGCCTGTTCCATTTGGAGCTTGCGGCGGGCAGGCGCGGTGCCGCCGCGCACTGCCTCTACTACACGACCGGCCTGTTGCCGGGAGGGACGGTCGGCACGATCATCCTGCGCGTGCTGCATGAGGGCATGGAACCTCGCCGCAAGGTGGCGCGATCCCTGACAGGTCCGGCTTCCTGA
- a CDS encoding peroxiredoxin-like family protein, which translates to MRLQRQLRSIRAQAGKTMSPEVMAMLDRVIADLKARGVEFGAMRPGLQAPDFALPNHLGRTVSLYETLERGPVVLLFYRGEWCPYCCAQLRAMQLALPQLTAGGARLVAVSPELPDHSLTLAERNALDFDILSDGGAMVARSYGLVYRVPDDLRDLYRDRGLDLNARQGRPPGEPWHLPIPATYLLSPSGVVRFAAVDADFTQRPEPQALIDLLHDRVPAS; encoded by the coding sequence ATGCGACTTCAACGCCAACTCCGCAGCATCCGGGCGCAGGCAGGCAAGACCATGTCGCCGGAGGTGATGGCGATGCTCGACCGGGTGATCGCCGATCTGAAGGCGCGCGGAGTCGAGTTCGGAGCGATGCGCCCGGGACTCCAGGCTCCCGACTTCGCCCTGCCGAACCATCTCGGCCGCACCGTGTCGCTTTACGAGACGCTCGAACGGGGACCGGTGGTGCTGCTGTTCTACCGCGGCGAATGGTGTCCCTATTGTTGCGCCCAGCTCAGGGCCATGCAGCTGGCGCTGCCGCAACTGACCGCCGGGGGCGCCCGGCTGGTCGCGGTGTCGCCGGAACTGCCCGACCACAGCCTGACCCTGGCCGAACGCAACGCGCTGGATTTCGACATCCTGTCCGATGGGGGAGCGATGGTGGCGCGCAGCTACGGCCTCGTCTACCGCGTGCCGGACGATCTGCGCGATCTCTACCGCGACCGCGGCCTCGACCTCAACGCCCGCCAGGGCCGCCCGCCAGGAGAGCCCTGGCATCTGCCGATCCCGGCGACCTATCTGCTGTCGCCAAGCGGCGTCGTGCGCTTTGCCGCCGTCGACGCCGACTTCACCCAACGCCCGGAGCCGCAGGCCCTCATCGACCTGCTGCACGACCGCGTACCGGCATCCTGA
- a CDS encoding type II toxin-antitoxin system ParD family antitoxin: protein MATMNVSLPSEMVDFVEHEVATGGYASSSEVVREALRLLQRDRAQEQEKIAILRREVAAGLSAAAQGDFSSRSALDIAEQVARE, encoded by the coding sequence ATGGCGACGATGAATGTCAGTCTTCCGTCGGAAATGGTCGACTTCGTCGAGCATGAAGTGGCGACGGGCGGCTACGCGTCGTCGAGCGAGGTGGTGCGGGAGGCATTGCGCCTCCTGCAGCGGGACCGTGCGCAGGAGCAGGAAAAGATCGCCATCCTGCGGCGTGAAGTCGCTGCCGGCTTGTCTGCGGCGGCGCAAGGCGACTTCTCCTCACGGTCGGCCCTGGACATTGCCGAGCAGGTTGCCCGGGAATGA
- a CDS encoding putative bifunctional diguanylate cyclase/phosphodiesterase: MPGKTGQRAIPGTGRRTLTIARSALLLAAALVVCLGAMMAVGLQLMRGMDAVADGWRDYDLQAATKSDALSEVRGHLGLGGVIDHFREGNRTSAGDHAALDRSLALARANLAIYRDMVTPSEDEARAIAAIAAFLDAIQVQMEDPAAAIPDEAFDACRRDAVKGLAALNSHLSAQRARLTAATLNDIEDLQRLMAVGGGIIAVLVLGLAGAAVWFTRSRIVGPLGRLVEDARRLARRDLDRPFQSSDWGRGKRLGSDARHGGFRHDELGLLGRSLEDSRIALRDLFAAIEEKSRRLGESERRYAMAAAAANDGLWDWDLESGDLYLSPRLRQMLHLPADGGEPGIAALLAHVHPDDRHAVLAAIRQGEQGADGASFDVEFRVLPPDGARKDGEKDAIGWLHLHGIVAAGPDGRVARLAGSAADVSERKSYEARLVHQATHDFLTGLPNRAYLIRWLGERQAVQGTGRRDLALLFLDLDGFKVVNDSLGHAVGDRVLIATAERIAGLLEPGEFVVRLGGDEFVIAVPTGQESAIARAQALETVFQRPLCAGGMELRVGLSIGLAVDDGTSDDPDSLLRDADIALYRAKEHGKGRTVLFDASLREAILIRSRLQRDLTPSLEAGDIFLVYQPIVSLPDGRLTGFEALVRWRHPDLGLVSPAQFIPIAEETGQILPLGRHVLERAVEQLGRWRRMAGGAALTVNVNLSARQMWDERYVDDMLDYLADGRADGLKIEVTESMTVADHDQARTILERFHALGVALCMDDFGTGYSSLSHLGSLPFDVMKIDKSFVSALGSDPRQESLLRGIVELAHRIGLKVVAEGVETEEERAVLTGIGCDYAQGYLFARPLSVADAEALLSTAA, from the coding sequence ATGCCCGGCAAGACCGGCCAGCGGGCCATCCCCGGAACGGGCCGCCGGACCCTGACCATCGCGCGCTCGGCGCTGCTGCTGGCGGCGGCCCTGGTGGTCTGTCTTGGCGCGATGATGGCGGTCGGGCTGCAACTGATGCGCGGCATGGATGCGGTTGCCGACGGCTGGCGCGACTACGATCTGCAGGCTGCCACCAAGTCCGACGCGCTGTCGGAGGTGCGCGGGCATCTCGGCCTCGGCGGCGTCATCGACCATTTCCGGGAGGGCAATAGGACAAGTGCCGGCGATCATGCGGCGCTGGACCGATCCCTGGCCCTGGCGCGGGCCAATCTGGCGATCTACCGCGACATGGTCACCCCCAGCGAGGACGAGGCGCGGGCCATCGCCGCCATCGCCGCCTTTCTCGACGCCATCCAGGTGCAGATGGAGGATCCGGCCGCAGCCATCCCCGATGAGGCGTTCGACGCCTGCCGCCGAGATGCGGTGAAGGGGCTGGCGGCGCTGAACAGCCATCTCAGCGCGCAGCGGGCCCGCCTGACCGCCGCCACCCTGAACGACATCGAGGACCTGCAAAGGCTGATGGCGGTCGGCGGCGGTATCATCGCCGTGCTGGTCCTGGGGCTGGCCGGCGCGGCGGTGTGGTTCACCCGCAGCCGCATCGTCGGTCCGCTCGGCCGGTTGGTGGAGGACGCCCGCCGGCTGGCCCGCCGTGACCTCGACCGCCCCTTCCAGAGTTCGGATTGGGGCCGGGGCAAGCGGCTGGGATCGGACGCCCGACATGGCGGCTTCCGGCACGACGAGCTGGGGCTTCTCGGCCGCAGCCTGGAGGACAGCCGGATCGCCCTGCGCGACCTGTTCGCTGCGATCGAGGAGAAGAGCCGCCGGCTGGGCGAGAGCGAGCGCCGCTATGCCATGGCCGCCGCCGCCGCCAATGACGGGCTGTGGGACTGGGATCTGGAGAGCGGCGACCTTTACCTGTCGCCCCGCCTGCGCCAGATGCTCCACCTGCCTGCCGATGGTGGGGAACCCGGCATCGCCGCACTGTTGGCCCATGTCCATCCCGACGACCGGCATGCCGTGCTCGCCGCGATCCGGCAGGGGGAACAGGGGGCGGATGGCGCCAGCTTCGACGTGGAGTTCCGCGTCCTCCCCCCGGACGGGGCACGGAAGGACGGGGAGAAGGACGCCATCGGCTGGCTTCATCTGCACGGGATCGTCGCTGCAGGTCCGGACGGCCGGGTGGCGCGGCTCGCCGGCTCCGCCGCCGATGTCAGCGAGCGCAAATCCTACGAAGCCCGGCTGGTCCATCAGGCCACCCACGATTTCCTGACCGGGCTGCCCAACCGCGCCTATCTGATCCGCTGGCTGGGTGAGCGGCAGGCGGTGCAGGGCACCGGACGGCGCGATCTGGCGCTGCTGTTTCTCGACCTCGACGGCTTCAAGGTCGTCAATGACAGCCTGGGCCATGCGGTCGGCGACCGCGTCCTGATAGCAACGGCGGAGCGGATCGCCGGCCTGCTGGAACCGGGAGAGTTCGTCGTCCGGCTGGGCGGTGACGAGTTCGTCATCGCGGTTCCCACCGGACAGGAGTCGGCGATCGCCCGCGCCCAGGCGCTGGAGACCGTCTTCCAGCGCCCGCTCTGTGCCGGCGGCATGGAGTTGCGGGTCGGACTCAGCATCGGACTGGCGGTCGACGATGGAACCAGTGACGATCCGGACAGCCTGCTGCGCGACGCCGATATCGCGCTCTACCGCGCCAAGGAACATGGCAAGGGACGCACCGTGCTGTTCGACGCCTCCCTGCGCGAAGCGATCCTGATCCGCAGCCGCCTGCAACGCGATCTGACCCCGTCTCTGGAGGCCGGCGACATCTTCCTGGTCTATCAGCCGATCGTGTCGCTCCCCGACGGGCGGCTCACCGGGTTCGAGGCGCTGGTGCGTTGGCGCCACCCCGACCTCGGTCTGGTCAGCCCGGCCCAGTTCATCCCGATCGCCGAGGAGACCGGCCAGATTCTGCCGCTCGGCCGCCATGTGCTGGAACGGGCGGTGGAACAGCTCGGGCGCTGGCGCCGCATGGCCGGGGGCGCTGCCCTGACCGTCAACGTCAACCTGTCGGCCCGCCAGATGTGGGACGAACGTTATGTCGACGACATGCTGGACTATCTGGCCGACGGCCGCGCCGACGGGCTGAAGATCGAAGTGACGGAAAGCATGACCGTCGCCGACCACGATCAGGCCCGCACCATCCTGGAACGCTTCCATGCGCTGGGCGTGGCGCTGTGCATGGATGATTTCGGCACCGGCTATTCCTCGCTGTCCCATCTCGGCAGCCTGCCGTTCGACGTGATGAAGATCGACAAGAGCTTCGTCAGCGCGCTCGGCAGCGACCCCAGGCAGGAATCGCTTCTGCGCGGCATCGTCGAACTGGCCCACCGCATCGGGCTCAAGGTGGTCGCCGAAGGGGTCGAGACCGAGGAGGAGCGGGCGGTCCTGACCGGGATCGGCTGCGACTACGCCCAAGGCTACCTGTTCGCCCGCCCCTTGTCCGTGGCCGATGCCGAAGCGCTGCTGTCGACTGCGGCTTGA
- a CDS encoding DNA-binding domain-containing protein, which produces MPADAKLATLQRDFAAFLLRGDPAVAGALRADLPAGRLAVYRNTVMGSLAAVLGHAHPTLHRIMDVRLGEQRFTTLACRFASEAPPTLPMLWSYGAGFADWLADLEPPDNVPPWAPDLARLDWAMHEALFAADAEPLDLARLAAIPPEQAGSLRLAPHPSLRLVRSGWNIHALWKDDATMPAPQPETVLVGRVPGDGSDCTAGGEVRCTRLTAADGALAAGLLAGATLDEAAADEATAGADLQSLLALLLQNRLLAGFALDRPLSFTGREGIDP; this is translated from the coding sequence GTGCCGGCTGACGCGAAACTTGCGACGCTTCAGCGCGACTTCGCCGCCTTCCTGCTGCGCGGCGATCCCGCGGTCGCCGGGGCCTTGCGCGCGGATTTGCCGGCCGGACGGCTGGCGGTCTACCGCAACACGGTGATGGGGTCGCTGGCCGCCGTTCTCGGCCATGCCCATCCCACGCTGCACCGGATCATGGACGTGCGGCTGGGCGAGCAGCGCTTCACCACGCTCGCCTGCCGCTTCGCCTCGGAGGCCCCGCCCACCCTTCCGATGCTATGGAGCTACGGCGCCGGCTTCGCCGACTGGCTGGCCGACCTTGAACCACCCGACAATGTTCCACCCTGGGCGCCCGACCTCGCCCGGCTCGACTGGGCGATGCACGAGGCGCTGTTCGCCGCCGACGCCGAGCCGCTCGACCTCGCCCGGCTCGCCGCCATCCCGCCGGAGCAGGCGGGTTCCCTGCGGCTGGCTCCCCACCCGTCGCTGCGGCTGGTGCGGTCGGGTTGGAACATCCACGCGCTGTGGAAGGATGACGCCACGATGCCGGCGCCGCAGCCGGAAACGGTCCTGGTCGGCCGCGTTCCGGGAGACGGAAGCGACTGCACCGCAGGAGGCGAGGTGCGCTGCACCCGGCTGACTGCGGCCGATGGCGCGCTCGCCGCCGGGCTGCTGGCCGGTGCCACCCTGGACGAAGCCGCCGCGGATGAGGCGACGGCCGGAGCCGACCTCCAATCCCTGCTGGCGCTGCTGTTGCAGAACCGGCTGCTGGCCGGTTTCGCACTGGACCGGCCCCTCTCCTTCACCGGACGCGAAGGGATCGACCCATGA
- a CDS encoding LysR family transcriptional regulator, with translation MDRLDDLTVLVEVVDSGSLSAAAERLGLSASAVSRRIAQMENRLNTRLLARTTRRIALTDAGATFCLRARAILAALDEAEQSLSEMGEEPRGTLRITMPVMFGQMLVAPLLPSYLRRYPGVSLEASLNDRVQRLIDEGFDLAIRAGRLADSSLIARRLRPLRRHVVASPDYLERRGVPQSPADLARHDCLTLLSGSGRSEWEFMVGDRREILRPTGGFQADSLWLLRHAAVGGLGLARLADFIVEDDIRAGRLVPVLSALEVTDEAIHAVYPATRHVSPKVRSFIEHLLAGLGRPGSADRIGTPEAPTDERDGAS, from the coding sequence ATGGATCGGCTCGACGATCTGACGGTGCTGGTGGAGGTGGTGGACAGCGGCAGCCTTTCGGCGGCGGCGGAGCGGCTCGGCCTGTCCGCATCGGCGGTCAGCCGGCGCATCGCCCAGATGGAGAACCGGCTGAACACCCGGTTGCTGGCGCGCACGACCCGGCGGATCGCGCTGACCGACGCCGGGGCGACCTTCTGTTTGCGGGCCCGCGCCATCCTGGCTGCGCTGGACGAAGCGGAACAGTCGCTCTCCGAGATGGGCGAGGAGCCGCGCGGCACCTTGCGCATCACGATGCCGGTGATGTTCGGGCAGATGCTGGTGGCACCGCTGCTGCCCTCCTATCTGCGCCGTTACCCCGGCGTTTCGCTGGAGGCGAGCCTGAATGATCGTGTGCAACGGCTGATCGACGAGGGGTTCGATCTGGCGATCCGGGCCGGGCGGTTGGCCGATTCCAGCCTGATCGCACGGCGGCTGCGGCCGTTGCGCCGCCATGTGGTGGCCAGTCCGGACTATCTGGAACGGCGCGGCGTGCCACAGTCGCCGGCCGATCTCGCCCGCCATGATTGCCTGACGCTGCTGTCGGGCTCCGGCCGGTCTGAGTGGGAATTCATGGTCGGCGACCGGCGCGAGATCCTGCGACCGACCGGCGGCTTCCAGGCCGACAGCCTGTGGCTGCTGCGCCATGCCGCAGTTGGCGGGCTGGGGCTGGCGCGGCTGGCCGACTTCATCGTCGAGGACGATATCCGCGCCGGGCGCCTCGTCCCGGTCCTGTCCGCGCTGGAGGTGACGGACGAGGCCATCCATGCCGTCTATCCGGCGACCCGTCATGTCTCGCCGAAGGTGCGCAGCTTCATCGAGCATCTGCTGGCCGGGCTGGGCCGACCGGGATCGGCCGACCGGATCGGCACCCCGGAGGCACCAACCGATGAGAGGGATGGGGCGTCATGA